From a region of the Acinetobacter larvae genome:
- a CDS encoding RBBP9/YdeN family alpha/beta hydrolase: MIHSIIVPGVGGSESNHWQTWLQQQLMFSSRVEQKDWQAPVLSTWVEHWVNTVKNAPDSLQIIAHSFGCLTSVAALAQHPELAYKVKKMVLVAPANPSRFSAQGFAQAGQLNFADYFRDIQLTVATDLIMSENDPWFAEQDVRALAQHWQLQPRNLGQVGHINVAAGFGPFPEIFEHLLNEQPRRSVYRTVEEQDVYLRYAI, from the coding sequence ATGATTCACAGCATTATTGTTCCAGGCGTGGGTGGCAGTGAAAGCAATCACTGGCAAACATGGTTACAACAGCAACTGATGTTTAGCTCACGCGTAGAGCAGAAAGATTGGCAGGCGCCAGTATTATCTACTTGGGTTGAACATTGGGTGAATACCGTCAAAAATGCACCTGATAGCTTACAAATTATTGCCCATAGCTTTGGCTGTTTGACCAGTGTTGCAGCCTTAGCACAACATCCTGAACTGGCTTATAAAGTTAAAAAAATGGTCTTGGTTGCACCCGCCAATCCCAGCCGTTTTTCTGCACAAGGTTTTGCACAAGCAGGGCAACTGAATTTTGCAGATTACTTTCGAGACATTCAGCTCACGGTGGCAACTGATCTGATCATGAGTGAAAATGATCCTTGGTTTGCTGAGCAAGATGTCAGAGCCTTAGCACAGCATTGGCAATTGCAACCGCGTAATCTAGGTCAGGTTGGGCACATCAATGTTGCTGCTGGTTTTGGTCCATTTCCTGAGATTTTTGAACACCTGCTCAATGAACAACCGCGTAGATCTGTTTATCGTACGGTTGAAGAACAGGATGTCTATCTCAGATATGCCATCTAA
- a CDS encoding sulfate ABC transporter substrate-binding protein, giving the protein MHISKIKLALVSALLAASSYTFAAKDFLNVSYDPTRELYDDVNKQFSQYWQSRTGQQINFKQSHGGSGKQARGVIDGLSADVVTLALAADIDAIADKTDLLPKDWQKKFPNNSTPYTSTIVFLVRKGNPKQLKDWNDLVKPGVEIITPNPKTSGGARWNYLAAWAWAKHQYGSDAKAQQFVTQIYKQTKVLDSGARGATTTFTERGIGDVLLAWENEAYLAVREQPNKFEIITPSLSILAEPPVAIVEKNAQKHGNQNLARGYLNFLYSPRGQDIAARHYYRPRNENILKQYQHVFKPLKLVTIDQEFGGWVKVQKQHFDNNGIFDQIIKTNNQK; this is encoded by the coding sequence ATGCACATTTCTAAAATAAAACTCGCACTTGTTAGCGCATTACTTGCGGCGTCTTCCTATACTTTTGCAGCCAAAGATTTCCTCAATGTTTCATACGATCCTACACGTGAACTCTATGATGATGTCAATAAGCAATTTTCTCAATACTGGCAGAGCCGTACGGGGCAGCAAATCAACTTCAAACAATCACATGGTGGTTCAGGTAAACAAGCACGAGGCGTGATTGATGGACTTTCTGCCGATGTCGTAACATTAGCACTAGCAGCAGATATTGATGCCATTGCCGACAAAACCGATTTATTACCCAAAGATTGGCAAAAGAAATTTCCAAACAACTCAACACCATATACTTCAACGATTGTGTTCTTGGTGCGTAAAGGCAATCCCAAACAACTCAAAGACTGGAATGACTTGGTCAAACCAGGGGTAGAAATCATTACTCCCAACCCAAAAACCTCGGGTGGTGCACGTTGGAACTATCTAGCCGCATGGGCTTGGGCTAAACATCAATATGGTAGTGATGCCAAAGCACAGCAGTTTGTAACGCAAATTTATAAACAAACCAAAGTCCTAGACTCTGGTGCTCGTGGTGCAACCACCACCTTTACTGAGCGTGGGATTGGTGATGTGTTATTGGCTTGGGAAAATGAAGCCTATTTGGCAGTCCGTGAGCAACCGAATAAATTTGAAATCATCACACCATCTTTGTCAATTTTGGCCGAACCACCAGTTGCCATTGTTGAAAAAAATGCACAAAAGCATGGCAATCAAAACTTAGCACGGGGTTATCTCAATTTCTTGTATTCACCACGTGGTCAGGATATTGCGGCACGGCATTATTATCGACCACGCAATGAAAATATTCTTAAACAATATCAACATGTTTTTAAACCATTAAAACTGGTAACAATTGATCAAGAATTTGGTGGCTGGGTAAAAGTGCAAAAACAACACTTCGATAATAACGGTATTTTTGATCAAATCATTAAAACCAATAATCAGAAATAG
- the pabC gene encoding aminodeoxychorismate lyase, whose protein sequence is MVYAFKNAEPVQELSIAARGFHYGDGFFTTARLCNNHWQLQVRHLQRLQHAAQRLFMEVDLQYIDQAILKLKQQLGILNGTLKIVISRAEGQRGYAFDRASLADVYVLFYPQVAFQQTDVQHTPTVQFIQSGLLEQRLGLCMPQLRGLKTLNRLEQVLLRHEADHRQWSEALVGDLHGYIVEGVSSNCFLRINNQWIAPELRYNGVQGVMQDEILARMQQQQIACRREYVKIEDLQQLQSLFFCNALSAMKIVTHFQQQTLETAACLQLFQDLKLDQL, encoded by the coding sequence ATGGTCTATGCTTTTAAAAATGCTGAGCCGGTACAAGAGTTGTCTATCGCCGCACGCGGCTTTCATTATGGCGATGGTTTTTTTACCACGGCGCGTCTGTGTAACAACCATTGGCAATTACAAGTACGTCATCTACAGCGTCTACAGCATGCAGCGCAGCGTTTATTTATGGAGGTAGATCTTCAATATATAGATCAAGCAATTTTAAAATTAAAACAGCAGCTCGGTATATTGAACGGTACTTTAAAAATTGTGATTAGTCGTGCTGAGGGACAACGTGGCTATGCATTTGATCGGGCAAGCTTGGCAGATGTTTATGTGCTTTTTTATCCACAAGTTGCCTTCCAACAAACAGATGTTCAGCACACTCCTACCGTGCAGTTTATACAAAGTGGTTTACTCGAACAGCGTTTGGGGCTATGTATGCCACAATTACGAGGGTTAAAAACGTTGAATCGGCTTGAACAGGTGTTGCTGCGGCATGAGGCAGATCACCGGCAATGGTCTGAGGCTTTGGTGGGCGATCTGCATGGCTATATTGTGGAAGGTGTGAGTAGTAATTGTTTTTTACGCATCAATAATCAATGGATTGCACCAGAACTTCGTTATAATGGCGTGCAAGGTGTTATGCAAGATGAAATTTTGGCAAGAATGCAGCAACAGCAGATCGCGTGTCGGCGTGAGTATGTAAAGATCGAAGATCTGCAGCAGCTGCAAAGCTTATTTTTCTGTAATGCATTATCTGCTATGAAAATCGTTACGCATTTTCAGCAACAAACTTTAGAAACAGCCGCTTGTCTGCAACTGTTTCAAGACTTAAAACTCGATCAACTTTAA
- the mltG gene encoding endolytic transglycosylase MltG yields MAQSKLKKQPNQVKSKAWITRSAVFIVLVVLLVIVVLRLSLFQVYPVHGTKESLVIRSGDNYSAFIDRLAAENKVKFPMILKLYRKLFIHESMKAGVYEVPKGMTIQQLLELLSNAENAYMTRLLIIEGTTTKQLLQSLQKDPNIVKTLDYKNHASIIKALGVPYSHLEGIFAPNTYFYDKGSSDLEILKDLYQRQMKILDEAWQKRAADLPYKNKYEALIMASIIEKETSLDRELNKVSGVFVRRLKLNMRLQTDPTVIYGMGERYQGKITRQDLRTATPYNTYTIHGLPPSPIALAGKKAIEAAMHPDQSQNLYFVATGNGGHTFSRNLDDHNRAVQTYIQVMRAKKQE; encoded by the coding sequence ATGGCTCAATCCAAATTGAAGAAACAACCGAATCAAGTGAAATCCAAAGCATGGATCACCAGAAGTGCGGTCTTTATTGTGCTTGTCGTATTACTGGTCATCGTGGTATTGCGTCTGAGTTTATTCCAAGTTTACCCTGTACATGGGACGAAAGAGAGTTTGGTCATCCGTTCGGGAGATAATTACAGCGCGTTTATTGATCGACTTGCTGCTGAAAACAAAGTTAAATTCCCAATGATTTTAAAGTTGTATCGTAAGTTATTTATTCATGAGAGTATGAAAGCTGGTGTATATGAAGTGCCTAAGGGCATGACCATACAACAACTGCTTGAATTATTATCGAATGCTGAAAATGCCTATATGACACGTCTTTTGATTATTGAGGGGACCACAACGAAGCAGCTACTACAAAGCCTGCAAAAAGATCCCAATATCGTCAAAACCTTAGATTATAAAAATCATGCCAGTATCATCAAGGCGTTGGGTGTACCTTATTCCCATCTTGAGGGGATATTTGCACCCAATACGTATTTTTATGACAAGGGCAGCAGCGATCTTGAAATCTTAAAAGATTTATATCAGCGCCAAATGAAAATTTTGGATGAGGCATGGCAAAAACGTGCAGCAGACTTGCCTTATAAAAATAAATACGAAGCCTTAATTATGGCGTCTATTATTGAAAAAGAAACCAGCCTAGATCGTGAATTAAACAAAGTTTCAGGGGTTTTTGTCCGCCGTTTAAAACTGAATATGCGTTTACAAACAGATCCAACCGTGATTTATGGCATGGGAGAACGCTATCAGGGTAAAATCACCCGCCAAGATTTACGTACCGCAACACCTTATAATACCTATACTATCCATGGTCTACCGCCAAGCCCAATCGCTTTGGCGGGTAAAAAAGCCATTGAAGCTGCCATGCATCCAGATCAATCACAAAATCTTTATTTTGTTGCAACGGGCAATGGCGGACATACCTTTAGTCGCAACTTAGATGATCACAACCGTGCTGTACAAACTTATATTCAAGTGATGCGCGCCAAAAAGCAGGAGTAA
- the tmk gene encoding dTMP kinase — protein MFISFEGTEGVGKSTLIVKLHAFLQAQQREVVLTREPGGTPLAERIRSLLLSTEQQEDIHYDTELLLMYAARAQHLAQVILPALQAGKIVLCDRFCDASYAYQCAGRGLSAEKLQLLNQHFVARLPDLTFWLDAPVDLGMQRATQRGALDRFEQEKLSFFSQVRHGYQQLQQQEPSRIKRIDATQSAEQVYAEALQHIQQFDGF, from the coding sequence ATGTTTATTAGTTTTGAAGGCACTGAAGGTGTGGGCAAAAGTACCTTGATTGTCAAACTACATGCTTTTTTACAGGCGCAGCAGCGAGAGGTGGTCTTAACCCGTGAGCCGGGTGGAACACCGCTGGCTGAGCGTATTCGTAGTTTATTATTAAGCACTGAACAGCAAGAAGATATTCACTACGATACCGAGCTATTATTGATGTATGCTGCACGCGCACAACATTTGGCGCAAGTGATTTTACCTGCATTGCAGGCAGGAAAGATCGTATTATGTGATCGCTTTTGTGATGCCAGCTATGCGTATCAATGTGCTGGTCGTGGTCTAAGTGCTGAGAAGTTACAGCTTTTAAATCAGCATTTTGTAGCGCGTTTGCCAGATCTTACTTTTTGGTTAGACGCGCCGGTTGATTTGGGCATGCAACGCGCGACACAACGTGGGGCTTTAGACCGTTTTGAACAAGAGAAACTGAGCTTTTTTAGTCAAGTCCGTCACGGCTATCAACAGTTACAACAACAAGAGCCTAGCCGCATTAAACGGATTGATGCCACCCAATCTGCCGAACAAGTCTATGCGGAAGCTTTACAACATATT